Proteins encoded together in one Dermacentor variabilis isolate Ectoservices chromosome 2, ASM5094787v1, whole genome shotgun sequence window:
- the LOC142571583 gene encoding estradiol 17-beta-dehydrogenase 8-like, whose amino-acid sequence MSLQGRLALVTGGASGIGKAACHALASQGARVIVADRKVDGAKIVAEELPGPATHKEAFLDVANTESVEKLFADIKDTESLPVSIVVNCAGIAALSPIVDTTDEAFDKIIRVNLKGTFLVTRAAARAMTASGVTDGAIVNIASILGKTGLSGMGAYTASKGGVVALTKTAAQELAPHGIRCNAVLPSLTQTPMADTLPEESRRTFCALTPMRRIGQPKEVAEAILFLCSPQSSYMTGAALEVTGGFGM is encoded by the exons ATGTCCCTGCAAGGTCGGCTAGCCCTTGTGACTGGAGGCGCCAGCGGCATAGGTAAGGCGGCTTGCCACGCCCTGGCCTCCCAAGGAGCCAGAGTCATCGTCGCCGATCGCAAAGTGGATGGTGCTAAGATCgtggcagaggagctaccag GCCCCGCAACTCACAAGGAAGCTTTCCTGGACGTCGCCAACACGGAATCTGTGGAGAAGCTGTTCGCCGACATCAAGGACACCGAGTCGCTTCCGGTCAGCATTGTGGTGAATTGCGCTGGCATAGCTGCGCTCTCACCCATCGTCGACACGACGGATGAAGCCTTCGACAAAATAATTCGGGTCAATCTCAAG GGCACTTTCCTCGTGACAAGGGCAGCCGCGCGCGCCATGACCGCCTCCGGCGTCACTGATGGGGCCATCGTGAACATAGCCAGTATCCTGGGCAAAACCGGGCTCTCTGGCATGGGGGCGTACACCGCTTCGAAGGGCGGCGTTGTGGCTCTGACCAAGACGGCAGCTCAGGAACTGGCGCCGCACGGCATCCGCTGCAACGCCGTGCTGCCGTCACTGACGCAGACTCCGATGGCCGATACGCTGCCCGAGGAGAGCCGCAGGACCTTCTGTGCCCTCACACCTATGCGACGAATTGGCCAACCTAAAGAAGTGGCCGAGGCCATCCTTTTCCTTTGTAGCCCGCAGAGTTCGTACATGACAGGCGCTGCCCTTGAAGTAACCGGTGGATTCGGCATGTGA